Proteins from one Bos taurus isolate L1 Dominette 01449 registration number 42190680 breed Hereford chromosome 7, ARS-UCD2.0, whole genome shotgun sequence genomic window:
- the OR2T29 gene encoding olfactory receptor family 2 subfamily T member 29 translates to MDNSTWVANHTGQLDFILMGLFSQSKHPALLCVVIFVIFLMALSGNSILILLIHSNAHLQTPMYFFISQLSLMDVMYISVTVPKMLMDQVMGVNEISASECGMQMFLYLTLVGSEFFLLAAMAYDRYVAICHPLRYSILMSHRVCHILVSGCWFLGSVDGFMLTPVTMTFPFCKTREIHHFFCEVPALMKLSCSDTSLYETLMYLCCVLMLLIPVTVISSSYSFILLTIHRMNSAEGRKKAFTTCSSHMTVVILFFGAAIYTYMLPSSYHTPEKDMIVSAFYTILTPVLNPLIYSLRNKDVTGALKKMLNMGSVTIL, encoded by the coding sequence ATGGACAACTCCACCTGGGTGGCCAACCACACTGGACAGTTGGATTTCATCCTCATGGGACTCTTCAGTCAATCCAAGCACCCAGCTCTCCTTTGTGTGGTCATTTTTGTGATTTTCCTGATGGCCTTGTCTGGTAATAGTATCCTGATCCTTCTGATACATTCTAATGCCCATCTTCAAACTcccatgtatttttttattagtcagttgtctctcatggatgTGATGTACATTTCTGTCACTGTGCCAAAGATGCTCATGGACCAGGTCATGGGTGTGAATGAGATTTCAGCCTCTGAATGTGGAATGCAGATGTTTCTCTATTTGACTCTAGTAGGTTCAGAATTTTTTCTTCTGGCTGCCATGGCCTATgatcgctatgtggccatctgtcaTCCACTCCGTTATTCTATTCTCATGAGCCATAGAGTGTGTCACATCTTGGTGTCTGGCTGCTGGTTCCTGGGATCAGTGGATGGCTTTATGCTCACACCAGTCACCATGACCTTCCCCTTCTGCAAAACCAGGGAGATCCATCACTTCTTCTGTGAGGTCCCTGCTCTAATGAAGCTTTCCTGCTCAGACACTTCCCTGTATGAGACACTCATGTACCTGTGCTGTGTCCTCATGCTCCTCATCCCTGTGACAGTCATTTCAAGCTCTTATTCATTCATCCTCCTCACCATCCACAGGATGAATTCAGCAGAGGGCAGGAAGAAGGCTTTCACTACTTGTTCTTCCCACATGACTGTGGTCATCCTGTTCTTTGGAGCTGCCATCTATACCTACATGCTCCCCAGTTCCTACCACACCCCTGAGAAGGATATGATTGTATCTGCATTTTACACCATACTCACTCCTGTTCTTAACCCTTTAATCTATAGTCTTAGGAATAAGGATGTCACAGGGGCTctaaagaaaatgttaaacatGGGATCtgtcacaatactgtaa